aatgtgctaagtcaaaaattctgaaacttttatggtaagtaggaatatgagtctagttttacggaaaatttacggatttaaattttgagtttcgtaactcaagttataattaaattagtgacagttgcgcaggtggacagtgttgttatgaacagtgaatttaattttaaaagcaaatttttatgctccgaatcggtaagttaaattggatgacatctcgtactcgattccggagacggtctcgggtaaggggtgttacattgtcgatattccccaaaaagggttcttgaggcttagagtCCGTACTTAGCCTCCTCACCGAGTATGTTTTGGAAAAGTTGCACAGTCGGTTTGTTAGCTTattgcgtcagaggttggcgagcctaagagacaaaatggcgtgggattcgccattgagaagcattgatctagcataagacgatcccacaaaagcgattgttggctagagtcaggctcCACTAAATTgaaagtctaaatccttggagctggtggtcgtaggcgttctcttccactataactggcttattcagtTTGGGAAGAATCATCTAAAagtcgaggattgaacccaaggcggaatgagacaactggaggctggaatctcctataagaattttctttctctcaactttatttttaatttctcaaattttttattcaatattcataattctatttttattttatttttttgtttccaGATTCAaacctttaattttgttattttgttattttttattttttcaggaacgcaggttttcttgggcaagattctgtcgagatttcacggaacaagatattgtgcaaatccagtccctgaggattcgaccctacttcctttttactattctttttcattatttattagggataggatatttttggtgctttcaacgaccgcatcaaattttggtgCCGTTGCAGGGGACTGGCAACGTGCTAATcttgttttttatttcttatgaccagatctgctccaggtACTCTTGCGTTCGATTCAGAAATTGAGAAGACTGCTAGAGCCAATTGCAAGGAGACAAAGTTACGGAAAAAACAGTCAGCGGTGGTTGGAACTCAAAGTAACCCACCGCAAAAAATCGAAGTCAAGGACGAAGCCAAAACCAGTCCTACCAAACATTGCATGTAAAgctgaaaatcaaaatttttgtagTTTGAAACCATAGTTTTAGACAAACTGCGTTTGCCTGGTTACTTCCAGCAAAAGGCTGTTCTGGTCTAAGCTAATAAAGGAGGACTCAATATTGTCAGCTTGGCTTTTGAATTTACTTCTTCAACACAGGCCAGAGAAATCGAGTTGTGTAGGATTCAAACAACTTAAAGTGCCTCACTAGTCTACTTCTTCCTGGCCATTGTCCATATTGAAGAGGGTTTTGCAACAAACAAAGCAGCTTCTCTTCGGTTGTGTTAGGGAGTTGGTGGAAAATAACCATGACAAGGAACAGAAAGGGAAAAGTTTTAAAGGATCTGGTGAGGAGAATAGGCAGGTTAGATGTGAGAATATGAAGGGATGGGGAAAACAATGTGGAGATGGATCCAACATTAGGCAATTGTTGGAACTGGATATAATTAATTCAACCCAGGAATGGAAGAATGGTTTTGAATCCCAGAAGAGGGATGTGGGGATAGTAATTGGAAACGCCATTGTAGAGGAGATTACAAGTGAAGTTGTGATGCACATCACGAAAGTCCTATAGCTAAGATGTAATTTGCTTGCTTGCttgtttcaaattttaattactttGTGCAGTTTCAGTTACTGTTCAAATGTAGTTGTCCCtgtcttttctttttagatttgTTCCATTACAGATATGTACCTAACAAgttagaaaaaagaaagaaaagttgatccatatctttttctcaaattgaagtTAGAGTAAGAAATTTATGTGCAAGTAGCTTTACTTTATCTGAAATTCACCCTAAATTGCTTAAAGCACTGAGATTTAATGGTTGAATCAGTCTCTGATTATAATCACCCTGACCTTACATTTTCTATTGTAATCAACCCTGAATCTTACATTTGCTCAGGTTTATATGAAAGAACTGACATTTTAATCAACCTTTAACCCTGTTGGAAGCTATACTTTTGAAGCAAAGATACGATAAAAGAAAAGACACAATAAAATTCCAAGGAACAGTTCAGGATATTGAACTTGCCAAAGTTGACATAATTTTCCACCTTTGCTCACATCTCTATACCTCATCTGTCTCTCTCACGAGGAAGCTGAGAAACCCTAACTAAATTGTCATTCTCAACACTGCAGGATTGTTTACAAGAGAAATTGAACATACCCTTTTTCAATCATTGTTTCGTATGATGTATGGATTTGGAATGGATGCCCAAccttataatattatattagtgTTGGCAAAAGGAGATGATGGTCTGAAGTTACTTGACGTAAAAATGCTATCCAAATAGTTGCAGATCTGAACAAACGATTCATTTTTACCACTTTAGACCCATAGCTGGAACCATGATATCGACTGACCGATTGTATATGTCCTAGAGTTGAGGGAAAGCGAGAGGGAATCCAGGCTTATAATGTAAACATATTCAGGCATCAATATGCAATTGAGATTAGGTTTTTCAGTAAATAAAAAGACAGCAGCCCATTTCAATCTTTGAATTATAGCATTCAATTCACCTTAATTTCTTCCTATCAGCTATGTTGACTAGTTATGGACTACCCATTCAGATGGAGACAATTTGCTTTTGGAGCCTACATACGTACCCCCCAAAACACAATAAATTAAATTCGAATACGTATATAAAATTGAGGGCGGGAGACACAGCCACTAAAGACAGGCAATGAAAGGAAAAAAGATGCCTTGATTATAAACGATTATTACATCACCTAACAGCCAAAAACATGGCAACTCTTGTAATGTATCTCGGCAGTTTAAGCTACATACAACCTTGAGATAGTTTGGATTATGTCTCTTCCAATTCTCTCCCTTCTATAATCTTGAATACCCTGTCTGTTTTTCCTGTTTGCACCCTCACATCTTCTgtatattttcttcttcattgAGCTTTGTTTTCAACTCTGCAACCCTTGAGCCTAAACACTTGCTCAAATGGCTACTGAGGCCAGATCATACAAGTCATTGAAGCAACTTGGAGAGCTCCCTCCAGGAACAGCAACAACCTTTCATCTTAATGGTTTACCTTTCAGAAAGAGGGTATGTAGAACTCAAGCACTTTCAATCCGCCTAAGAGGATTTCCATTTTCTTAAAAGTTCTTCATATACCCCATCCTTTTTTTCTCGGCTAAGGCTGTGTTTCAGCCTTGACAATGTGGCTGAGGTGACCTTGATTCCTTTCTCAATCATATCCTCAGCATACTTAACTGCCTCAGGAAGCATGTTTGCATCACGAAGCCCATTAATCAGCAGATTTCCAGTCTCATCCAAATCAGAATCATAATTCTCTATCATGAATTTCCAAACTTTTACAGCCACATAAGGGTCCCCAATGTCAAGAAAAATCTTAACCGCCGCAATGCAATCTGTTTTACTTGGGAAAAACTCATTTTTAACCATCTCGTTGAACAGCACTGAAGCATCCTTCAACTTCCTATTCTTGATCAGGAAATGAAATAGCAAGTTATATGATTGCATATCTGGAAATGCCCCAGTGAAAACCATCTCATCCAACATCTTCTTCGCTGTATCTGTATAATTCTTCGAACAGTACAACTCGATCATCAAATTATACATCTCTGTATCCGGCCTAATCCCAACTTTCTCCACCATTGCCTTCCAAATCAACTCAGCTCCCCTAACATTACCGACTTTCTGAAAATCCTCAAGTACATCCCTAAAAAACTTGATCCCCGGATAACACTTCCTCTGGTGCAGTATATCAATATATTTCAAAGCCTCATTAACCCCATCCTTCCCCTTAATCAAAGTACTCAAAAACGAATCATAAGCCGATACATTAGCGGGATCCCACCCTACTTCAGCAACCATCTCATCGAAAGTAGTTTTAGCCAAACTAGCATTCCCTTCTTTCTCCCACCCTTCTAGCAAGATAGCATAACTATCCAAATCCGGCCTAATCCTAGATTTAGCTACGCTTAGAAACTCCAAACCATCAATGGTTTTACCTTCCCTACAAATAGCACTAATcaaagtattcaaagcaacgatatcCCTAACACAGCCGTACTGGTCCATAACTTCGAAAGTCAAAACAGCTTCCTTAACTTTATCAAAACTAACATAACTACTAAAAACGGAAGCGAAAGTAGCCAAAGAAACTAACCCTTCATTTTTCATGGACTTAACGGCGTCCCACATAGCATCAAAGAGACCGTTCTTACCCAACAAGTCTACGACGAGGTTCCAGGAATAAGGCGAATGGTGGTGTTGGAGTTGGTGGCCAGACCAACGGAAGAACTTGACGGCTTGGGAAGGGAAGGAGTAGGAGAATTTGAGGACGTTTTCGACGTCGACCTGGGTGATACGGAGGCCGGTGTCTTGAAGAAGGGTTTCGACGGCGGGGGAAGGGGTGGTGGAAATAATTTCGCAGAGGAGTCTGACTTTGGGGTTGAGGTTAGGGGCGGTTTGGTATGAAGGGAAATTTGGGGGTTTAGGGGGCAAAGAGGAGCGCTGGGAATGTGATCTTTTCTTGTCTTTGCCCATTTCTCAGGGTCGAGCTTTCTGGCGGAATTTGAGGGGGCGGCGTCGATCGGATTCCGAGATGGAAACGAACACTAAAAGCTGTGGTCTCTTATGGACCCTCACGACATAAGATTGAAAGATCCAAACCTTACTCTTCGGAGCGGAAACGGGCGTGGCCAAAACATATAAAGATCGGCGTAGTCGCTCATAGGGACATATCCATTTTTCATTCTGGTTTGATTGGTGGCGGAAGCTCTTCTGATGAGTCAGGTGCTGTGGTATTTGATGTAGTGGAACCAGACGAGATCCCTTTTTTGACCCGTTGCCAAAGAAGAACCCGCAGCGGTACCCTTCAGAAGTCCCAACCCGTGTGAAATTagacaacaacaaaattaaaaactaaactaTATTACCACTATAATAGGGATTTCCCTATCAATGGATTAATcttgaaattcaaattttatttaaactgggtaaaaataaattatccaataaatttataaatgaaagAGTTAATTACTTCAAACATCCCTATGCTGCAACCCTTGTTTTAAATTGATtcttaaacttcaaaatattctCATTACATCTCTAAATTATGAATGTCATGTAAattaagtcaaataaataaaaaattgtacgCTTGTTGGTCCTTTTAGGCTGCACTTATGTACTAcataacaataattaaaatttgacaaaaacattgatttttaaaaattgcaCATACAGATACTATTTCAGTAGAGAATTTAATAGAGATACAATCACACAAATCACACATTAATCCATCATCTAACATAGGCCTTAATTACCTATTCAATCACACCACAAATTTTACTTTTCGTTATTACATTTTAACTTGGGTTTGTCTAATTAATTTTGAATCACCGGTGTCTTTTTCTTTGAATTCGCCTTCTCCTTGGAGCATCGAGACACCTTCATTTTACCACATTATTTTCACTACAAATAGTGCATGAGTACTTACATGAGCTAGTGAAGATGTCCTTTATAGTCCTAGTCCTGCATGTATCGTTTTCTCCATCTGTACCCAACTTCCCATTCATGGAACACATGGTGCATTTCCTATGAGCTGCCACGAAACGGTCTTCCTTCTTGTTGACATCACCCTTCCTTACTGGACTTATGGGCGGAGGTCGAAGAACACCCTGCAAATCATTGACGCAAAACAGGGCATTCTTCGATAGGTGAGGAGGAGGGGGTAAATCTAGCGTGGCATATCTAACACCGATGCTGGTTTCTTCACATGTCAGTTTTGAGACGCCGGGTTTGAGCTCCCATGAAAAGGGTACGTTGAGACTCATTTTCTTTTGTTGTAGTTGGAATATTGGTCCTCTTGAAACCAAAACTGTGATTTTTTAAGGCTTTCAAAAGCTGGTGTTCGTTCGAGTGCTAGTTCCGAAATTAATTAACGAGATTAGAGACAAAATTTGCATGTTACAGAAAACAAGCCTAAGCGGCTTTAAAGGTGGTTTACATCAGGAAGAAACGTAGAAAAGCTGTTAATGAAAGTTGGCTAACTAACAAACTTGCAGTGGCCACCTTCGGGGGAGTTAAATGTTAATGTCACCCTCCTCTCATTTACTTATGACGTATAAATAAATGCAATTGATAGGCCACCTTCGACCGACCTGCATGACAGCAACAGTCCCTCTAACACCGCCACTTTTGCCTTAACCGTTCTTACTATACTGATTAATTTGTTTCTCTATATACATTTTAAGGAGAGGCGAAACATATAAATTATCGctaaattttaataacaatatttTTTAGTAAAGATAGAAAAaagtttactttttttaataattttgtattaatcaTTTTCTTTTAACAGGATGGTTCAAATCCTACatcatttaatataaataaaataaaattttaaaaaatttatttttcaaattattttttattgtaattttagttgtttttttctcaaaacaagTCGAGTATCCTAAAAATCAACtttaaatacaatatttaaaaataaaatatgtcatacgtaataataaaaataacctaaattaaatattttaaatatcaaacTCAGAATAAATATAGAATAACTTTAACTTTTaaacgtaaaaaacattaaaaatagaaagaaaaactaTAATTGAAAACAAGACAACAACCTAACACATCCAAGCATTAATCTTATTAGGgaaagtttattttttaatgtaagATATGGATAGTTTGAGTTATTGGAAACACATTTTAATACTCAATCAACGATGATGATGGGAAACTATATCATAACTAAAGCCCATCGCACATGGACTTTGATATCTACACGATGGATCCACTattattaaacattttataggcaTTGAATCATAACTAGAGCTCATCCCATATAAACGTTGTCGGTTGGTATACATCCGTAACTATGTTGGGTTGGacttatatatgatattaatatattttaacttttgcCCGAGCTCGATCTGACTcgaaacataaattttaatttttactcaaagTTACTGATATTTATAACGTCTAACTtatgatgtttttgattcacccatattatgggttaaaattttaaaaatatttatattattttaaatttaatatttaataaatttatatatttttcttgattaaaattttaaatataagtaacttaaattttttattgtttacattacaatattatatatttaattgttatttgttataaattacgtaatgtatattatatattacaaacttaaaaaaagTGTTGGATCGAGTTATTCACCAATCTTAAATGTTTAAATTcgaatttagcccaaattttaaataggtcaattttttttatttaaatccacttttcaagtttaatatttttgcgtaaactttccaaaatttacagcaaatttttaaatttagacgAAAAGGCCAACCCTGGAACGGTTGTAATCGAATAAAAGGCATAAATGGACGTAGTTATTTTTACGTACAAAACTCTTCCATTTTTAcatgctattttattattaggaATATGGATAAGCGTTATCTTTTGGAAGttatattttcaaaaagaaaaattaagataaaaaggATAGGAAACCGTTGAGAGATGATTCCACAATATCTTAAAAAATCTTAGGAGAAACCGTAGAGCATTATTTCCTGAATCAAAGTAGAGGACAATATGAATAAGAACTGTAAGATGCCTTAGGGATAATGCTAAACCTACCATGGAAAGTGGAACCACAAGACCAGGCCTACTCTGTTACACTTGATGCCTTTAGGTCTTTTTTCTTTTCCGTTCCTACGTTTATAAAAGAAAAACCGAAACTAATGTTAGGATTAGGATTAGGACTGGGATAAGGATTATAGGTAACCAACTTCGAAGAATATGCCTAAAAAAAGTCTGAATTTCGAAGGTTTCGAAAGCTATTTAAGCTAAGCTTTAACTGCACCTATTAGATGAACAGATTCCTCTGCTCTTTCTGGTTCATCTTAATATACACACCTGCCTCAATACAATTTTGCTTGTTGGGGGATGTCCTTTTCTATGGAAGCACATCAGATTGTGAGGTGAGACATCTTCAATTCTGCAGCCTCATCTAATTCTTATACGATCATCAGATTTATATGGCAAATTTGACCGAGTACCCAATGTATTGATTGTCAATTTAGGAATGATTATAATATGGCATATAGGAGTTGGCTGTATAATATGCACAATGCATTTTATTTGATACGCTTTTGTGATGGTAACCAGCTCCTTAAATCCAAATTTGGTGGTGTTTAAAGCCCTAATCACAAAAACAAGACATGGTTGAGGGTTACGCACATCACTACATTTTTAATTCCTTGCTTCTGAATTTTTCATGTGTTAGAGTGTTTGTTGGATACGGATACATGAACGATGTATACATTGGAATATTTTCCGGATAGTTCTGGCAATAGAATCTTTTAGGACAGTGTCCGGGTTACTTCGCTTATGACAAATAGCTAAAAATTGCAGGAAAGTATATTTATTTGTTAACAAACCCGGTGCCTGGTTTAGTGGTGGCTTTATTCCCTTACTAAAGTCTGTGCCAAGAGAGGAATAGTATCCTGTCTTTCAGGTTTTGCTGTAAAAGGTTGTTTTAACAGTTTCCTATTCTACTGTGGGGACATTGATGGAGAAGTTAAGTTCATCTCAGTAAACGGGTGAAACAGACTTGGTAAAACCTGCACAAAAATTAATGGATTTTCTCACACTAGAaggaaatataaaaaaagaa
The genomic region above belongs to Gossypium hirsutum isolate 1008001.06 chromosome D05, Gossypium_hirsutum_v2.1, whole genome shotgun sequence and contains:
- the LOC107905163 gene encoding pentatricopeptide repeat-containing protein At1g77360, mitochondrial is translated as MGKDKKRSHSQRSSLPPKPPNFPSYQTAPNLNPKVRLLCEIISTTPSPAVETLLQDTGLRITQVDVENVLKFSYSFPSQAVKFFRWSGHQLQHHHSPYSWNLVVDLLGKNGLFDAMWDAVKSMKNEGLVSLATFASVFSSYVSFDKVKEAVLTFEVMDQYGCVRDIVALNTLISAICREGKTIDGLEFLSVAKSRIRPDLDSYAILLEGWEKEGNASLAKTTFDEMVAEVGWDPANVSAYDSFLSTLIKGKDGVNEALKYIDILHQRKCYPGIKFFRDVLEDFQKVGNVRGAELIWKAMVEKVGIRPDTEMYNLMIELYCSKNYTDTAKKMLDEMVFTGAFPDMQSYNLLFHFLIKNRKLKDASVLFNEMVKNEFFPSKTDCIAAVKIFLDIGDPYVAVKVWKFMIENYDSDLDETGNLLINGLRDANMLPEAVKYAEDMIEKGIKVTSATLSRLKHSLSREKKDGVYEELLRKWKSS